The following proteins are co-located in the Alcaligenes faecalis genome:
- a CDS encoding efflux RND transporter periplasmic adaptor subunit, translating to MSFKSLLGRQPLRIAAFSSLVLLAACGNKEPQAPAGGMKVPVSVITVQPTSTELFSELPGRVEAIKDAQIRARVSGIVEEINFEQGADVKQDQLLFTIDPAPYRAVRNQAAAQLKNAQAEAQSARQLAQRYERLIKENAVSRQDYDNAKARAMQADAAIAAAQATLESANIDLGYTKIVSPVSGRIGKSFVTEGALVSATNATHMATVQQLDRVYIDVTRSTAELTQLRRAMADGTLKSAGEAQARAKVVLEDGSLYDQDGALLFSGVSVDPSTSQVTLRAVFPNPDEILLPGMYVRVRLEQGVIPQALLVPAQAVQYTSDGASNIYVVREEKAQSVPVVLGAESNGQYVVNQGLQAGDQIIVEGFQKIRPGAPVQTMPWKGNKPAAAPAPDAAPAQEPAAVVEPNEAKPSE from the coding sequence ATGTCATTTAAAAGCTTGCTGGGTCGGCAGCCTTTGCGCATTGCTGCCTTCTCTTCCTTGGTTCTTCTGGCCGCGTGCGGTAATAAAGAGCCTCAAGCTCCGGCCGGCGGGATGAAGGTCCCGGTCAGCGTGATTACCGTCCAACCGACCTCTACCGAGTTGTTCTCCGAGCTGCCTGGACGAGTCGAAGCGATTAAAGATGCCCAAATTCGCGCCCGTGTTTCCGGGATCGTGGAAGAGATCAACTTTGAGCAGGGCGCTGATGTCAAACAAGACCAACTTTTGTTTACCATTGACCCGGCTCCGTATCGTGCCGTTCGCAATCAAGCGGCAGCCCAGTTGAAAAATGCTCAGGCTGAGGCACAAAGCGCCAGGCAATTGGCCCAGCGTTACGAGCGCCTGATCAAGGAAAATGCGGTTTCGCGTCAGGATTACGATAACGCCAAGGCCCGTGCGATGCAGGCCGATGCGGCGATTGCTGCTGCGCAAGCGACCTTGGAGAGCGCCAATATTGATTTAGGCTACACCAAGATTGTGTCGCCGGTGTCAGGTCGTATTGGCAAATCCTTCGTGACCGAAGGCGCATTGGTCTCGGCCACCAACGCCACACATATGGCAACGGTGCAGCAACTGGATCGCGTCTATATTGATGTGACCCGTTCCACGGCGGAGCTGACGCAGTTGCGTCGTGCCATGGCTGATGGCACCTTGAAGTCGGCTGGTGAGGCTCAGGCCAGAGCCAAAGTTGTGTTGGAAGATGGCTCTTTGTATGACCAGGACGGTGCGCTGCTGTTTAGCGGTGTCAGCGTCGATCCCTCCACTTCGCAAGTGACCTTGCGTGCCGTATTCCCCAACCCTGACGAGATCCTCTTGCCCGGCATGTACGTACGCGTTCGTCTGGAGCAGGGCGTGATTCCACAGGCCTTGCTGGTGCCCGCCCAGGCAGTTCAGTACACCTCGGATGGTGCTTCCAATATTTACGTGGTTCGTGAAGAGAAAGCCCAGTCCGTACCGGTCGTGTTGGGAGCTGAAAGCAATGGTCAGTATGTGGTCAACCAAGGCCTGCAAGCCGGTGACCAGATCATTGTCGAAGGCTTTCAGAAGATTCGTCCCGGTGCCCCTGTCCAGACGATGCCTTGGAAAGGTAACAAACCAGCCGCTGCGCCTGCCCCTGATGCGGCTCCCGCACAGGAACCGGCCGCTGTTGTTGAGCCAAACGAAGCCAAGCCTAGCGAGTAA
- a CDS encoding ABC transporter ATP-binding protein, with protein sequence MLEAKNLCLTFNPGTPIETRALRGLSLTIPEGQFVTVIGSNGAGKSTFLNAISGDQSVDEGQIMIDNVDVTRRPVWERANWVARVFQDPMAGTCEDLTIEENMALATCRGSRRGLSRAVRHSMRAEFAERLETLGLGLENRLTDRIGLLSGGQRQAVSLLMAALRPSKILLLDEHTAALDPRTADFVLQLTNRIVREGGLTTMMVTHSMRQALDVGDRTVMLHQGKVVLDVSGEQRQGLDVRDLLEMFEKVRGETLADDSLLLG encoded by the coding sequence ATGTTGGAAGCAAAAAATCTGTGCCTGACCTTTAACCCAGGTACGCCTATTGAAACCCGTGCTTTGCGCGGCTTGTCCCTGACCATTCCCGAAGGGCAGTTTGTGACCGTGATCGGTTCGAACGGCGCGGGCAAGTCCACCTTTCTGAATGCGATCTCGGGTGACCAGTCGGTCGACGAGGGACAAATCATGATCGACAACGTGGACGTGACGCGTCGTCCGGTCTGGGAACGCGCCAATTGGGTTGCCCGTGTGTTTCAGGATCCGATGGCCGGTACCTGTGAGGATCTGACCATTGAAGAAAATATGGCGCTGGCCACCTGCCGTGGCAGCCGCCGTGGTCTGAGCCGTGCCGTGCGTCACTCCATGCGTGCGGAGTTTGCAGAGCGTCTGGAAACGCTGGGCCTGGGTCTGGAAAACCGTCTGACAGACCGTATCGGTTTGTTGTCGGGTGGTCAACGTCAGGCGGTCAGTTTGTTGATGGCCGCCTTGCGTCCTTCCAAGATCTTGCTGCTGGATGAACATACCGCCGCATTGGATCCGCGTACGGCAGACTTTGTGTTGCAACTGACCAACCGTATTGTGCGCGAAGGTGGCCTGACCACCATGATGGTCACGCATAGTATGCGACAGGCTCTGGATGTGGGTGATCGAACCGTGATGCTGCATCAGGGCAAGGTCGTGCTGGATGTCAGCGGTGAGCAGCGCCAAGGCCTGGATGTACGCGATTTGCTGGAGATGTTCGAGAAGGTGCGGGGTGAAACACTGGCCGATGATAGTTTATTGCTAGGCTAG